One part of the Streptomyces nigra genome encodes these proteins:
- a CDS encoding TetR/AcrR family transcriptional regulator, with product MRERVLEEAWTLAAQNGWDRVRVADLAERSEVSRPSIYKEFGDRAGVGQALVERETERFLTRLAAVLDSGGGDVAGALRRGVAHTLDEGRRNPFIRAVLTAARGEQTPCFRS from the coding sequence ATGAGGGAGCGCGTCCTGGAGGAGGCCTGGACCCTGGCCGCGCAGAACGGCTGGGACCGGGTGCGGGTCGCGGACCTGGCGGAGCGGTCCGAGGTCTCAAGGCCGTCGATATACAAGGAGTTCGGCGATCGGGCCGGAGTCGGTCAGGCCCTGGTGGAGCGGGAGACGGAGCGGTTCCTGACCCGGCTCGCGGCCGTGCTGGACTCCGGCGGGGGCGACGTCGCCGGTGCCCTGCGCAGAGGAGTCGCGCACACGCTCGACGAGGGCAGACGCAACCCGTTCATCCGGGCCGTGCTCACCGCCGCACGCGGGGAACAGACGCCCTGCTTCCGTTCCTGA
- a CDS encoding GTP-binding protein, with amino-acid sequence MGSVTSELPSQRTPLADAAETGLKIVVVGGFGVGKTTMVRSVSEIRPLNTEEVMTQAGYGIDETKGVENKNTTTVAFDFGRISLSQRMVLYLFGAPGQERFWFLWDRLFSGTLGAVVLVDTRRMEDSWYAIDRLEHHGTPFVVAVNRFDGDDARFSLEEIRQALALGEHVPMVDCDARLRSSCKEVLITLVNHLYALALSQESTA; translated from the coding sequence ATGGGCTCCGTAACCTCTGAGCTGCCTTCGCAGCGCACGCCGCTGGCCGATGCCGCCGAGACCGGCCTGAAGATCGTCGTCGTAGGCGGTTTCGGTGTCGGGAAGACCACCATGGTGCGCTCCGTCAGCGAGATCCGGCCCCTGAACACCGAGGAGGTGATGACGCAGGCCGGGTACGGCATCGACGAGACCAAAGGCGTGGAGAACAAGAACACCACGACCGTGGCCTTCGACTTCGGGCGCATCAGCCTCAGCCAGCGCATGGTGTTGTACCTGTTCGGCGCCCCCGGTCAGGAGCGCTTCTGGTTCCTGTGGGACCGCCTGTTCTCCGGCACGCTGGGCGCCGTGGTGCTGGTCGACACCCGCCGCATGGAGGACTCCTGGTACGCGATAGACCGGCTCGAGCACCACGGCACGCCGTTCGTGGTGGCCGTCAACCGCTTCGACGGCGACGACGCCCGCTTCTCGCTCGAAGAGATCCGCCAGGCACTCGCCCTGGGCGAGCACGTGCCGATGGTCGACTGCGACGCCCGGCTCAGGTCGTCCTGCAAAGAGGTCCTCATCACCCTGGTCAACCACCTGTATGCGCTGGCACTGTCCCAGGAGAGCACAGCATGA
- a CDS encoding ABC transporter substrate-binding protein, whose amino-acid sequence MNTRLAQRVPAAAAAALALTALTACGDADDPAPAAASRVSVAGVEIKKDPALHDKLPEQIKKAGKVRVATDVPYPPFEMFVKEGESELTGLDYDLGRALGAKLGVNFAFTPQKFDGIVPALQAGKFDAAMSAITDNKERQQVVDFVDYSQSGSGILVADGNPARITDLDGLCGRKVAVQAATNQLTLLKSHQRECAAAGKGKIGILTYPKDSDAQLALRSGKVAAQVLTKPAAGWVAKTADSGKAFDLVEDPAAPGGYNASPNGIAVSKQLPELTDAIQKALQSLIDDGTLTKIFDKYGVASIAVKEATRNAAVD is encoded by the coding sequence ATGAACACTCGTCTCGCCCAGCGTGTCCCGGCCGCCGCCGCGGCGGCTCTGGCCCTCACCGCCCTCACCGCCTGCGGGGACGCCGACGACCCCGCTCCCGCGGCGGCGAGCAGGGTCTCCGTCGCCGGAGTGGAGATCAAGAAGGACCCGGCCCTGCACGACAAGCTGCCGGAGCAGATCAAGAAGGCCGGGAAGGTACGCGTGGCGACCGACGTTCCCTACCCGCCGTTCGAGATGTTCGTGAAGGAGGGGGAGAGCGAGCTCACCGGCCTGGACTACGACCTCGGTCGGGCGCTGGGCGCGAAGCTGGGTGTGAACTTCGCCTTCACTCCGCAGAAGTTCGACGGGATCGTGCCCGCCCTCCAGGCCGGCAAGTTCGACGCCGCCATGTCCGCCATCACCGACAACAAGGAGCGTCAGCAGGTCGTCGACTTCGTCGACTACTCCCAGTCCGGTTCCGGCATCCTCGTCGCCGACGGCAACCCCGCCAGGATCACCGACCTGGACGGCCTGTGCGGCCGGAAGGTCGCCGTCCAGGCCGCCACCAACCAGCTCACCCTGCTGAAGTCCCACCAGAGGGAATGTGCCGCCGCGGGCAAGGGGAAGATCGGCATCCTGACCTATCCCAAGGACTCCGACGCCCAGCTCGCCCTGCGCTCCGGCAAGGTCGCAGCCCAGGTCCTCACCAAGCCCGCCGCCGGCTGGGTGGCCAAGACCGCCGACAGCGGTAAGGCCTTCGACCTGGTGGAGGACCCCGCCGCACCGGGCGGCTACAACGCCTCGCCGAACGGCATCGCCGTCAGCAAGCAGCTGCCCGAGCTGACCGACGCGATCCAGAAGGCTCTCCAGAGCCTCATCGACGACGGCACCCTCACCAAGATCTTCGACAAGTACGGCGTGGCCTCGATCGCGGTGAAGGAAGCCACCCGTAACGCGGCGGTGGACTGA
- a CDS encoding cytochrome P450 → MSAAAQPLDILSPAFAADPYPTYAVMREKEPLIWHEATQSYILSRYDDVERVFKDKKSEFTTDNYNWQLEPVHGRTILQMSGREHAVRRALVAPAFRGSDLQEKFLPVIERNSRDLIDTFRDSGSADIVSDYATRFPVNVIADMLGLDKADHTRFHGWYTAVIAFLGNLSGDPEVTAAGERTRVEFAEYMIPIIQERREKPGDDLLSALCAAEVDGVRMSDEDIKAFCSLLLAAGGETTDKAIASILANLLMHPEQLAAVSEDRSLIPAAFAETLRYTPPVHMIMRQSAVDVEVSGGTIPAGATVTCLIGAANRDERRYREPDRFDIFRDDLSTTSAFSAAADHLAFALGRHFCVGALLAKAEVETGVNQLLDAMPDLRLADGFDPVEQGVFTRGPQSLPVRFTPVTT, encoded by the coding sequence GTGTCCGCTGCCGCGCAGCCTCTCGACATCCTCTCCCCCGCGTTCGCGGCGGATCCCTATCCCACGTACGCGGTGATGCGGGAGAAAGAGCCTCTGATCTGGCACGAGGCCACCCAGAGCTACATCCTCTCCCGCTACGACGACGTCGAGCGCGTCTTCAAGGACAAGAAGTCCGAGTTCACCACGGACAACTACAACTGGCAGCTCGAGCCGGTGCACGGCAGGACGATCCTGCAGATGAGCGGGCGTGAGCACGCGGTGCGCCGGGCCCTGGTTGCTCCCGCCTTCCGGGGCAGCGACCTCCAGGAGAAGTTCCTGCCGGTCATCGAACGCAACTCCCGCGACCTCATAGACACCTTCCGCGACTCCGGGTCCGCCGACATCGTCAGCGACTACGCAACTCGATTTCCGGTCAACGTCATCGCCGACATGCTCGGGCTGGACAAGGCCGACCACACCCGCTTCCACGGGTGGTACACGGCCGTCATCGCCTTCCTCGGCAACCTCTCGGGCGACCCGGAGGTGACGGCCGCGGGGGAACGGACCCGGGTGGAGTTCGCCGAGTACATGATCCCGATCATCCAGGAGCGGCGCGAGAAGCCGGGCGACGACCTGCTGTCGGCGCTGTGCGCCGCCGAGGTGGACGGTGTCCGGATGAGCGACGAGGACATCAAGGCGTTCTGCAGTCTGCTGCTCGCCGCCGGCGGTGAGACCACGGACAAGGCGATCGCCAGCATCCTGGCCAATCTGCTGATGCATCCCGAGCAACTGGCAGCGGTCAGCGAGGACCGGAGCCTGATTCCGGCGGCGTTCGCTGAGACGCTGCGCTACACCCCGCCGGTCCACATGATCATGCGCCAGTCGGCCGTGGACGTCGAGGTCAGCGGCGGGACCATCCCGGCCGGGGCCACGGTGACCTGTCTGATCGGCGCCGCCAACCGGGACGAGCGGCGCTACCGCGAGCCCGACCGCTTCGACATCTTCCGCGACGACCTCAGCACGACATCGGCGTTCTCCGCCGCCGCCGACCATCTCGCCTTCGCGCTCGGCCGGCACTTCTGCGTCGGAGCCCTGCTGGCCAAGGCCGAGGTGGAGACCGGCGTCAACCAGCTGCTGGACGCCATGCCCGATCTTCGGCTCGCCGACGGCTTCGACCCGGTGGAGCAGGGCGTGTTCACCCGCGGCCCGCAGTCGCTGCCGGTGCGCTTCACGCCGGTCACCACCTGA
- a CDS encoding DUF742 domain-containing protein, translating into MIRKPVDIGDPDRLYMVTGGRSEADDFFDLVTLVVSESEPASGMQSEHARILEMCRHPTAVVEISAELALPVTVVRILLGDLHDMGKVSARHPRAAESVAGLPETALLQEVLHGLRNL; encoded by the coding sequence GTGATCCGCAAACCCGTGGACATCGGTGATCCCGACCGGCTCTACATGGTCACGGGTGGGCGCAGCGAGGCCGACGACTTCTTCGACCTGGTGACGCTGGTCGTCAGCGAGAGCGAGCCCGCCTCCGGGATGCAGTCCGAGCACGCCCGCATCCTGGAGATGTGCCGGCATCCCACGGCCGTGGTCGAGATCTCGGCCGAACTGGCGCTGCCCGTCACCGTGGTGCGGATTCTGCTCGGCGACCTGCACGACATGGGCAAGGTCAGCGCCCGCCATCCCCGCGCCGCCGAATCCGTCGCCGGCCTCCCCGAAACCGCCCTGCTCCAGGAGGTCCTCCATGGGCTCCGTAACCTCTGA
- a CDS encoding sensor histidine kinase, whose protein sequence is MSVPARPRQRRSAKGARSSPAVFPAALLVTAVSAAAVIVVAPAEARGWVTGTAAVAWVCTALLVAVAARLLRTARRDAASRSDELEMARKHWMQQGAETSQLVNVTLPGLVHQVKGGTRTDDALARVTPPSDPHLRQLLEVFATELDALVRRAVHAESELETLRGELAQGSTELKRLTAETLPSAVALLREGSSADTVLAKFDWPRSPLLRDPAEWFVRELAYSERRSAAAQAASAKALSRVQAKTVSMLADLRDMQERHGEEVFGDLLRLDHSTSQLGLMTDRLALLMGGRSSRVWNKPIVVESVLRGAVGRIAAYRRVRLHSSSKAAISGFAAEGVMHLLAELMDNAANFSPPIDEVHVYVEERSAGLVVTIEDSGLKMSDAAMHRAEEAVAGRVTDLASLQGTRLGLAVVGRVASKYGISVNYRPSSRGGTGVVVLLPPQLMAQQREPVAPASPRRSREAAASAPVPAPGPAPAAEKPLPVRSRTADTDTPAAGSRGRGPATPGGLPVRAPGRTMAEAERGRPRPAAETSPAQQGEQGPARDAGSRFGAFHRGRHGAGEAGTDDPQEASRDE, encoded by the coding sequence ATGTCAGTGCCTGCCCGCCCCCGCCAGCGCCGGAGTGCGAAAGGGGCGCGCTCCTCGCCGGCCGTGTTCCCTGCCGCGCTCCTCGTCACTGCCGTGAGCGCCGCGGCCGTCATCGTCGTGGCCCCCGCCGAGGCCCGCGGCTGGGTGACCGGCACCGCGGCAGTCGCCTGGGTGTGCACGGCGCTCCTCGTCGCCGTCGCCGCCCGCCTGCTGCGCACGGCCCGCCGGGACGCCGCATCCCGCAGCGACGAGCTGGAGATGGCCCGCAAGCACTGGATGCAGCAGGGCGCGGAGACCTCCCAGCTGGTCAACGTCACCCTGCCGGGCCTCGTGCATCAGGTGAAAGGCGGGACCCGGACCGACGATGCTCTCGCTCGCGTCACACCGCCGTCCGATCCGCACCTGCGCCAGTTGCTGGAGGTCTTCGCCACCGAACTCGACGCGCTGGTCCGCAGAGCCGTCCACGCCGAGTCCGAACTGGAGACCCTGCGCGGCGAACTGGCCCAGGGCAGCACCGAACTCAAGCGTCTGACCGCCGAGACGCTGCCCTCCGCCGTCGCGTTGCTGCGCGAGGGAAGCTCCGCGGACACCGTCCTGGCCAAGTTCGACTGGCCGCGTAGTCCGCTGCTGCGCGACCCCGCCGAGTGGTTCGTGCGTGAACTCGCCTACAGCGAGCGCCGTTCGGCCGCCGCCCAGGCAGCGTCCGCCAAGGCTCTGAGCCGGGTGCAGGCCAAGACCGTCAGCATGCTCGCCGACCTGCGCGACATGCAGGAGCGGCACGGTGAGGAGGTCTTCGGCGACCTGCTGCGCCTGGACCACAGCACGTCGCAGCTGGGCCTGATGACCGACCGGCTGGCCCTCCTGATGGGCGGCCGTTCCAGCCGCGTCTGGAACAAGCCGATCGTGGTCGAGAGCGTTCTGCGTGGCGCGGTCGGCCGGATCGCCGCCTACCGGCGGGTGCGCCTGCACAGCTCCAGCAAAGCCGCCATCTCGGGCTTCGCCGCCGAGGGGGTGATGCACCTGCTGGCCGAACTCATGGACAACGCTGCCAACTTCTCGCCGCCCATCGACGAGGTCCACGTCTACGTGGAGGAGCGCAGCGCCGGACTCGTCGTCACGATCGAGGACAGTGGCCTGAAGATGTCCGACGCCGCCATGCATCGCGCGGAGGAGGCTGTCGCGGGCCGGGTGACCGACCTGGCCTCGTTGCAGGGCACCCGGCTGGGGCTGGCGGTCGTGGGGCGGGTCGCCTCCAAGTACGGCATCAGCGTCAACTACCGCCCTTCCTCGCGCGGCGGCACCGGCGTCGTCGTCCTCCTGCCGCCTCAACTGATGGCCCAGCAGCGCGAGCCCGTCGCCCCGGCGAGTCCCCGCCGCAGTCGGGAAGCGGCAGCCTCCGCGCCGGTCCCCGCGCCCGGACCGGCCCCGGCCGCGGAGAAGCCGCTGCCGGTGCGCTCGCGCACAGCCGACACGGACACCCCCGCCGCCGGCTCACGTGGGCGCGGCCCGGCTACTCCGGGGGGCCTGCCCGTGCGGGCCCCCGGCCGCACCATGGCCGAGGCGGAGCGGGGACGCCCTCGGCCGGCAGCCGAAACGTCCCCCGCTCAGCAGGGGGAGCAGGGCCCGGCTCGCGACGCGGGAAGCCGCTTCGGCGCCTTCCATCGCGGTCGGCACGGCGCCGGGGAAGCCGGTACCGATGACCCGCAGGAGGCCTCGCGCGACGAGTAG
- a CDS encoding roadblock/LC7 domain-containing protein encodes METTDTSLSWLLTNLMERTPGTRHALVLSRDGLKLCWTEHMTLDQADQLAAICSGIQALSQGASVEFGDGTGGVRHAMTEFHGGLLFIVEAGDGAHLAVIADESADPGVVGHQMTELVQQIGEHLRAEPRTPASRGATT; translated from the coding sequence ATGGAGACCACTGACACCAGCCTGAGCTGGCTCCTGACGAACCTCATGGAGCGCACGCCGGGCACACGCCACGCCCTCGTCCTGTCCCGGGACGGGCTGAAGCTGTGCTGGACGGAGCACATGACGCTCGACCAGGCCGACCAACTGGCCGCCATCTGTTCCGGAATCCAGGCGCTGTCCCAGGGCGCCTCGGTGGAGTTCGGCGACGGCACCGGCGGCGTGCGGCACGCGATGACCGAATTCCACGGTGGCCTGCTGTTCATCGTGGAGGCCGGCGACGGCGCCCACTTGGCGGTCATCGCCGACGAGAGCGCCGACCCGGGCGTGGTGGGCCACCAGATGACCGAACTGGTCCAGCAGATCGGCGAGCACCTGCGGGCCGAGCCCCGTACTCCCGCCAGCAGGGGTGCCACCACGTGA
- a CDS encoding NIPSNAP family protein, which translates to MSVIELRQYTLRPGRRDDFVELFDREFVESQEEAGMTVLGQFRDVDDPDRFVWLRGFRDMTTRHRALTAFYGGPVWARHGARANDAMIDSDDVLLLRPSSADTNFAVSSRARPPIGAPSPERFVAATVWSFPPGRDDGIARIRDGLLPALLETGPAPLGPLITEPAPNTFPRLPVRAGENVAVLFASYPDESAYLRHLADVRARPRVRDEILPDIEREQTAAPRVLRLRPTGRSLLS; encoded by the coding sequence ATGTCCGTGATCGAGCTCCGGCAGTACACGCTGCGTCCCGGCCGGCGCGACGACTTCGTCGAGTTGTTCGACCGGGAGTTCGTCGAGTCGCAGGAGGAGGCCGGGATGACCGTGCTCGGCCAATTCCGGGATGTCGATGATCCGGACCGCTTCGTCTGGCTGCGCGGCTTCCGGGACATGACGACGCGTCATCGCGCCCTCACCGCCTTCTACGGCGGACCTGTCTGGGCCAGGCACGGCGCCCGGGCGAACGACGCCATGATCGACTCGGACGACGTCCTTCTTCTTCGCCCCTCCTCGGCCGACACGAACTTCGCCGTCTCCTCCCGGGCAAGGCCTCCGATCGGCGCACCGTCGCCCGAACGGTTCGTCGCGGCCACCGTGTGGTCCTTCCCGCCGGGGCGAGACGACGGCATCGCACGGATCCGGGACGGCCTGCTCCCCGCTCTCCTCGAGACGGGCCCGGCGCCGCTCGGTCCCCTGATCACCGAGCCCGCACCCAATACATTCCCCAGGCTGCCGGTTCGCGCCGGGGAGAACGTCGCCGTGCTGTTCGCCTCGTACCCCGACGAGAGCGCGTACCTGCGGCATCTCGCCGATGTCCGGGCCCGTCCCCGCGTACGGGACGAGATCCTGCCGGACATCGAGCGAGAGCAGACGGCCGCACCTCGGGTGCTCCGGCTGAGGCCCACGGGCCGCTCGCTCCTCTCCTGA
- a CDS encoding amino acid ABC transporter permease, with amino-acid sequence MTVTKNAPETPHAGRERAPELEVVPVRNYARWFAAVVSVLALVGLIGSLAKNDNLRWDVVGDYLFADLVFDGLSTTLWLTAAAMALGLGLGTLIAVMRLSASPVLYGIATAFVWVFRGTPLLVQIIFWGYAAALYKYVKIGIPFTDVTFFQTETNTLLTPAVAALLALGLNEAAYASEIVRAGIQSVDQGQTEAAHSLGMRPALTMRRIVLPQAMRVIIPPMGNETINMLKMTALVSVISAHDLMSNIQDVYAQNYQVIPMLVVASLWYLALVTLLGIPQAWLERRYGRGTAGPQHVAPLRRLLGTAARPTRVKNKEAGR; translated from the coding sequence ATGACCGTCACGAAGAACGCGCCGGAGACCCCGCACGCGGGCCGGGAGAGGGCACCGGAGCTCGAGGTCGTCCCGGTCCGCAACTACGCCCGCTGGTTCGCCGCGGTCGTGTCGGTGCTGGCGCTCGTCGGGCTCATCGGCTCGCTCGCCAAGAACGACAACCTGCGCTGGGACGTCGTCGGAGACTACCTGTTCGCGGATCTCGTCTTCGACGGGCTGAGCACGACGCTCTGGCTGACCGCCGCGGCCATGGCGCTCGGCCTCGGACTGGGCACGCTCATCGCCGTCATGCGGCTGTCGGCCAGCCCCGTCCTGTACGGCATCGCCACCGCCTTCGTGTGGGTCTTCCGTGGGACCCCGCTGCTCGTGCAGATCATCTTCTGGGGGTATGCCGCCGCCCTCTACAAGTACGTGAAGATCGGCATCCCCTTCACCGATGTCACCTTCTTCCAGACGGAGACCAACACCCTGCTGACGCCTGCGGTCGCGGCGCTGCTCGCCCTCGGGCTCAACGAGGCCGCCTACGCCTCAGAGATCGTGCGCGCGGGCATCCAGTCCGTCGACCAGGGGCAGACCGAGGCCGCGCACTCGCTCGGTATGCGTCCCGCCCTGACCATGCGCCGGATCGTGCTGCCACAGGCGATGCGCGTCATCATCCCGCCGATGGGCAACGAGACCATCAACATGCTGAAGATGACCGCCTTGGTCTCGGTCATCTCCGCGCACGACCTCATGTCCAACATCCAGGACGTGTACGCCCAGAACTACCAGGTCATCCCCATGCTGGTGGTGGCGAGCCTGTGGTATCTCGCCCTGGTCACGCTGCTCGGCATCCCGCAGGCCTGGCTGGAGCGGCGCTACGGCCGCGGCACCGCCGGCCCCCAGCACGTGGCGCCCCTGCGGCGCCTGCTCGGCACAGCCGCCCGGCCCACTCGCGTGAAGAACAAGGAGGCGGGCCGGTGA
- a CDS encoding helix-turn-helix transcriptional regulator, translated as MSASRLLSVLLLLQSRGRLSARAIADELGVSVRTAYRDLARLQAAGVPVYAEPGPGGGYQLLDGYRTRLTGLSEGEARALLFAGLPGAAADLGLAAEAVAARLKLLAALPTGLREEAARTAAVFHVDAPGWYREPERAPHLTLFVDAVRTGHTVDVRYRRWRVPQEVQRRLRPYGLVLKSGVWYLVAATDRGMATYRVAHIIDASVGDERFDRPQDFDLGAHWDTYLAEFQARRYTGEATIRLSPRGRRRLPDNVAPEVVRAVDSTATAVPGTEWVEAVIPIEGVEHACGELLRLGGDVEVVAPIELRRAIAATVRMLARTYDVL; from the coding sequence GTGTCTGCCAGTCGGTTGTTGTCCGTTCTGCTGTTGCTCCAGTCCCGTGGGCGCCTGTCCGCGCGGGCGATCGCCGATGAGCTGGGCGTGTCCGTCCGGACCGCGTATCGTGACCTGGCTCGACTCCAGGCGGCGGGGGTTCCGGTCTACGCGGAGCCCGGGCCCGGGGGCGGCTACCAGCTGCTGGACGGATATCGCACCCGTCTGACCGGGCTGAGCGAAGGCGAGGCACGGGCGCTCCTCTTCGCCGGACTGCCCGGCGCCGCCGCCGACTTGGGGCTTGCGGCGGAAGCGGTGGCGGCACGGCTGAAGCTGCTGGCCGCGCTGCCGACCGGACTGCGCGAAGAGGCCGCGCGTACCGCCGCCGTGTTCCACGTGGACGCCCCCGGTTGGTACCGGGAGCCCGAACGGGCCCCGCATCTCACGCTGTTCGTCGACGCGGTACGCACCGGGCACACGGTGGACGTGCGGTACCGCCGCTGGCGGGTGCCGCAGGAAGTGCAGCGCCGCCTTCGTCCGTACGGCCTGGTGCTCAAGTCCGGCGTCTGGTACCTCGTGGCCGCCACGGACCGCGGGATGGCGACCTATCGTGTCGCCCACATCATCGACGCGAGCGTGGGCGACGAGCGTTTCGACCGGCCGCAGGACTTCGACCTGGGTGCGCACTGGGATACCTATCTCGCGGAATTCCAGGCGCGTCGCTACACCGGCGAGGCCACCATCCGTCTGTCGCCCCGAGGGCGTCGGCGCCTGCCCGACAACGTCGCCCCGGAGGTGGTGCGGGCGGTCGACTCCACGGCGACCGCCGTCCCCGGCACCGAATGGGTGGAGGCGGTCATCCCGATCGAAGGCGTCGAGCACGCATGCGGCGAGCTGCTACGGCTCGGCGGGGACGTCGAAGTCGTCGCCCCGATCGAACTGCGCCGGGCCATCGCCGCCACCGTACGGATGCTCGCCCGCACCTACGACGTCCTCTGA